Below is a window of Bos indicus isolate NIAB-ARS_2022 breed Sahiwal x Tharparkar chromosome 19, NIAB-ARS_B.indTharparkar_mat_pri_1.0, whole genome shotgun sequence DNA.
GCCACccttcagttcactcagtcacgtccgactctgtgacccatggactgcagcacaccaggcctccctgtccatcaccaactctcagagtttactcaaactcatgtccattgagtcagtgatgccatccaaccatctcatccactgtcgtccccttctcccaccttcaatctttcccagcatcagggtctttttcagccACCCTTACTGGTTTCCATTTAGCATGTCCCGAACGGCAGTTATATGCCTTCTGTTTTTATAAGATGAGGTGCAAGACTGAACAACTGCCCTCAGAAGCCAATTGCAAGCCCAGGTTGCTACCTCTGCTCTTGACTGACAGCTAGGCTATAAATCGGATTCCCAAGACCGCCCTCCTCAGGTTCAACTAATatgctagagtggctcacagaactcagagacaGTTTACTTACCAGATCACTGGTTATAAAAGAACATGACTCAGCCAGATGAAAAAGAGCCCTAGAACAAGGTATGGGGAAAGGGCAGAGTTCCCATGCGCCCTCCAGTGAACACTCCCCACGTTGCCATGTTTACCAACCTGAAAGTTCGCTAAATTCTGCCCTTTGTGTTTTATAATTGATTGAATCATTAATTCAACTTCcaggccctctcccctccctggagttTGGGCAGTTGGAGGTAATGGACACTGAGAAGTTCTAACCCTCTAATCACGTTGGTTCTCTTGGTAGCCAGCCCCGATGTTTAGGTGGGGTCCAAAACCCAACTCATTCACCTAACAAGAGACATCTTTGTTGCTCTAATcagaaaattccaagggttttaggagctctgtgccagaaatgagGATGAAGACTAAATGTGTATTATACATAAATCACACCATCACAAGTCGATTCCAAATTGTTTTTCAGAAGAATGCTGGTCTCCCTATCCTTCAACTCTGTTCATTAACAGGCCAAACCAGGACTTTCTTGGTTAAGAGAActagaatagaatgggaaactgTCCTCTGAAGACATAGTTAACTTGGCAAACCGATTAGCCTGCACCCTAGATGAGTctactaagaaagaaaaacattaaaatcctTAATATTTCAGTTCAACAGCTAAGAGTCCCCTAAGCAAAGTCCTCCCAGCCTTCATCATTATTTTAAGAAGCCAGGACATTGAAAGAAAGACTTCGAGAAACCAAAGCGCTCTGGACATCTTCAGTCACCCAATCCATCTTTCTAGTGTCCTCCCACTTCTCAGTGATGGGACTCCAGGAAATCAGTTTTTCCAAGTCTCCCTCTTAATTGGTTCAGAGAAACAACTCTCCAGACTGGGAATGAATTTTCTATACTGGAGCTACATTCTCAGTGCTCAACCCCAGTACTACTGAACAGTCCCTGCCTCAGAGCTCGATTCCCAATTGTGGAGGTCTCCAATAAACCTCAgcaaatcaagaaaaaaagatactgaACCCACAACACTTAGTGCTCTTCCAACAGGAGTGAACAGATCGTGCCCTTACACCAGACTGGTGGTGATAAAGTGAGGGGCAGGTGGACACGCTGTTTACAGTGCTGGGCCTTAAGAAGCTGAACaccagtgtgcaggcttcagtgttGCTTTCCCGAGTAATGAATTCTCAGCAGACACTGCCAGGCACTTATGCAGCATTATGTGGGAAGATATTGGATCCAGGGTTGGTGTCACATTCTGAAAATGCAATCCAGAAAAAGTGTCCACGGGGCTCCCTCCCAGACGCTCCAAATTGCCTGACAGACCATTTGAGGTTTGGCAAGTGGGTTTCACAGAGCTGCCCACCATCTCATGGGTATAATTCTTGGTattggcagggcttccctggtgactcagtggtaaaggaccctgCCTATgctggagacgcaggttccatcccttggtggggaagatcctctggagaaggaaatggcaacccattctagtattcttgcccaggaaatcccacggacagaggagcctggtgcgctatagcccatgaggttgcaaagagttggacatgacttaatgaccaaACAGCAACAATGATTTGCATGTTTTTTCATTGGACTGAAGCTTTTCCACCCAGCCAGGCCACTGCCTCCTCGGTGGCTCAGATACCATTGGAAAGGAACACTTTTTGAACTTCATAGCGACGGAGGAACCCACTTTATTGGTCAAGTGCTGTCTATACAAGTCTGTGTCATTTGGCCAGTTCTCATCAAAACCTCCTTAGGTCAGAGTACGTGCCAATGGGCACATAACCAGAAATTGTGCGGCCCAACAACCAGCACTTGATTCATCCACTAAAGTAACTTTAGACAGCCACAGAGACTTTGATCTCGTACTTAATGAATAAGGAGGCATTTGTCCAATAGCAACTACAACTACTACTACTTGGATAAACACCTTTGGAGAAGTAGAAACTCAATTACACAAGATGAGGGAACAAGCACGAATTTCACCTGACTCTCCTTGGCCCTTTGATTTTTCAGCTACCTTCAGGTCTAGGGTCATGGTTTAGAACCATCATACAAGCTAGTTGTCATATATTACTTTTGCATTCTGCTTTGCatagttttggggttttgtttctgttttttttttttttttttttccccatgctgCATAGcttgcatgatcttagttccccaaccagggattgaacttgggctcTTGGCAGGGAAAGTGCAAAGtactaaccactgaaccaccaggaattCCCTATTTTAAAACTTCGTACATGTTTCTGGTCAACCCCCTGCAGAAATGCACACTAAATACAATGATGTTGACTCAGTGCCTTGAGATGACTACTGATGCTTGTACTTTCTTTACAAGATATGATTTTAACAGGGAAAGTGGCTGAGAGTTTCTCCTTCTACTTTCCTTGTTACTCAAACGTGGCCTCACTCAGTGTCAATCACTATGCACTTTCTCTCTGATGTGGGACACGATGTCCAGGCAAGGTCCTGGCATTGAGGGACAAAATACAATTCCACTAAAACTGATCAGTGATGCTCTCAAGCAAAGACCGGATCAAAAGGGAGGAGGAAATGTGGAAATGAGCAAAGGAAAGCTCAATCAGAATGGAGTCGGGAAGCTCTGAAGGGAACGCTCTCTCATGCATGCATCCCTCAGCACCACAGCTCACAGGCCCAGCAGAAAGATTTCCTCTGATTCAGAAACAAGCTACTCACTGCAGCCAATGGAAAACCAGATCCCTCCTAATTTCctcctcacttcagttcagtcgctcagtcgtgtctgactctctgcgaccccacagacttcagcacgtcaggcttccctgtccatcaccaacttgccgagcttcctcaaactcatgtccatcgagtcggtgaggccatccaaccatctcctcccctatcgtccccttctcctgccttcaatctttcccagcatcagtgtcttttccaaatgaatcagttcttcaaatcaggtggccaaagtattggagcttcagcttcagcatcagtccttccaatgaacagtcaggactgatttcctctatgattgactggtttgacctccttgcagtccaagggactcaagagtcttctccgacacttcagttcaaaagcatcaattcctcctAAAACCTAGTAAAAGCTCACCTTCCCTTTGTCTTCTCCATCTTGCCACACAGTTTGCTTGTTCTGAATTGAAATTCTGATTCCAATAAACTCATTTTCGCCAAAGATCTTATTTCATGCCAAGAGTCAACACCCTTAACGCAGGCTGGATGTCCTGATGGCTGATCctacctgggttctatctctaaAGGTGACCTGAATCTGGGTCCATTCCTGAGGGGTGATGCCCAGCTTGGGGGCCCATCTCAGAGGGATGACCCCAGCCTGGTCACCATCACTGATGGGTTAGGTTGGGCCTGGTGACATCTCTGATGGTAAAGCCAGCTGAGGCGACTTGACCAGTTTTTAGAGGCACTCCAACAAGGGTCTAAGGAAATATAATTTCCACATTTCATGTGACCAAGGGCAAACTTCCTTCACCATGACCTGTTTCCTCATTCCCACGTTCAATCCATACTTACAGTGCGTCCAGGAAACACCGGTGTTTCTTAGCGGCTCCACCTCATCCCTTGCTCTCACTGCCCTGCCTGTCTCAGAACCCAATTGTAAGAAGGATGCCAGCACTGAACGAGAGATGCGCTGCCCGCCCCAACTGCCATGTGATGGGGGGTGAGTCCTGGCTACTGCAGCCAGCCAGCACCTGGCCGCCCCATGCAAGGGCTGGGGCCACCCACCATGCAGAAACACACCCCAGAGAGTGACACCCTGATTCCAGGTACAGCTTCCAGAACTTCAATcttttaattcaaaaataaacttcACTGCATAAAATACAAACTTGGGGAAGAGCAAAACAGACCCCATACCACTCTACACTCATTCTCTCGGGCCGCCCTGGCAAGCGCTGAGGCCTAGCACTGGCTGAGGTGCCCAGGCCACCTTTGCTGGCTAGAGGAGCCTGAGCTGTAGAGAGCAAGGCAGCCCAGCAGCTGTCAACCTCCAACAGGGCGATAAGCGCCCTGACCCTGTCCCTCCATGTTCGACTGCTAGCAGCCTGTAAGCCACATCCCCATGCTCTCATTTATATCCCACACCTGAGCAggaggattaaacccaggtcctCTCTCCTTTGGCGCCCGTGGGAGGTTCAAACCTTGCCAGGCCCTGCCCTTAGCAGGAACTCACATGGCTGCTCTGATCGCGAGAGCCCTGAGCTGGGCCCCTGTCCTTGCTGTCTAGCCACTCCTGACCTGCTGGAGAGCCCTGCCGTGTCCTCCCCAGAGACCCTGATGATATAAGGACTCAGCCTCCCCATCCACGGTGTGGGTGGCTTAGTCTTCGCACCCCAACATAAGCTGGGGTGGCTCCGCCTGCCCTGTGGGGACCATGATGACAGTGGTCTAGGTGGCCTAGATGCTgaacccccgcccctgccccacacCAGCCTGCTGTCTGGCTTTGGCTCCAGCCATGTGGCTCTGTCGAATCCGGTAGAGCCTCGCTTATCGAGTCAGCAGTATCTACAACTCACTGGCATTTAGGGACAGGATTACGGGATTGGCCCTCCCTAAAGTGGCTGGGTTGTGTCTCAGCCTGGACCTGTGTGTTCAGAACAAAGCTGCATGTGACGCTAGGCTTAAGGGAACGACGCTGACTGCATCTCACCCAGATGGTGGCTCCATCTATGGGGGCTCAGGAGACAGACGATGCTCTGTGCGAGACATGGGTCCAGTGGATGGTCACTCCTGAAAGAGCAGTTTCTAGGGAGAAAAAAACACAGGAGCCCACTCCCCCACCTGAGTCCCAGGATATGTCCTAGGAAAGGACGCTCAACTGTAGGCCATCTGCTTGTCCAGCTCCAGCCGAGGTGCAGCAGCTCTGGTCCCTCGTCATCACAGCTGCATCTCTGGCTTCTTCccgggagggaggtggggtggcTGTGGCGACTGAGTctcctgccgctgctgctgcagTCTCTTTAGCGCCCTGTAGGCGTTCACGGCCCGCTCCCTCTCCTCCGCCACGATCCTCTGTCTGGCCAGCGAGGTGGTCAAAGGCTGGGACACACTGCCGGGGCTTaaaagcttcttcagcatcagtgatttCTTGCCAGgctgaagaacagagagagggagGCTGAGGCACaggttcaggaaggaggggaggttAAGGAAggatctcagttcagtcgctcagttgtgtccaactctttgcaaccccatgaatcgcagcacgccaggaagGGTCTAGGTCAGTTCAAAAGTCCAAAAGTCAGTCCGTGAGAACATGGTGCTCTCCTGTATGCCCTGGACCCAGCAGCATCAAGGAGCAAAAAGGGCAACTCCCCGAACTCCTGCTTACCTGGTCCCTACTCACACTCATCCTGGGCTTGGCGGTCAGCTCTGGGGGCTGCAGCACGACCTCACCGAACTTCACCGTGTCTGCAGGGGCAGAGGAGCACAGCTGAAGCCTGGTGCCCACACAAGCCCTGCAGCCCTGGCACCCAGAGCCACTGTTAGCCCACCCACTGACCCCGGAACAACTGCTTCCGGAAAAGCTACCTTGGAGCAGCTCCTGCTCTAGCCTCtctgctgccttctcctccctcctctgccgGGCCTTGTCCAGTCGCCGCTTCTGGAACCTGGGAAGAGAGCACAGTGCTGCTCTTACTCCTAAACCCTCGGTTGACTGGACTCGGGAAGAGGCAGAGGTCACCCCTGCTCACGGGGGATGCTCCACGGCAGACCCCAGGGGGCTGCCTCCAAACCCCACGACCTACAGAGAGCGCTCCTGAACCCAGCAGACCCTCCCAAAGCTCTAGGTCAAGGGTCCTCAGCATCAGTAGCCCTGGAGCCATGTGACAATGTCTAGAGATGTCCTGGGCTgttacaatgtgtgtgtgtgtgtggggtgctCTTGGCACCTCATGGGTGGAGGCCAGGTATGCCACTCACTGTCCTACGGGGCATGGAacagcccccaccccagagaaTCACCTGCCCCAAGTGTCAACTGTGCTGCTGGGTCTCAAGGGCCCTGCACAGTAGCATGTGTGACGTGGCTCCTTACTGTTACTGGAATCAGCGTCCAATGAGTGCTGGAGATCACTGTGGCTTTTACTGGTACCTGGGACAGGTTTTGTGTGATGTTATTTTCATTGGCTAATATGAGGAGTACGTGTACTATAAGTGGACATGGAGAAACTCCACAAAGCTGAAAACAATCAAACTTTTACAGCTttagggaaatttttttctttctttttaaattaagtccacgccacatggcatgcaggatctcagttcccccaagcagggatggaactcatgcccCTCGCAGTGGCAGCACTGGGCTACCCAGGCAGTCCCTGCTTTCAGAGAAATTTCTGATGAAGGCCTGGCTTGGTTCACGACGAAAGTTTCAGTAGAGGCAGAAACACATCTCAAAAAGCATTTGTTTGCTAAAACCactgccccagcccccacccacaggCTCAAGAAGGTAGCATATAGCTTGTGTCCTAGACCTCTAGGGCTGAGAGTAGGGATGGGCAGCTGGTGGTGGGCTTCCTCCTGGTGCCAGAATCTTCACCAGGAAGCTGAGTCTGAGAGGTCACAGAACTTGTCCAAATGACACAGCTACAGGCTCTCAAATCTTTTTGGGGCTGGAAAGGTCAATCCTGGAAACTAACTTCTGTGGGGCAGGAACAGTCCCCCTGGTGGCTTGCAAGCACTCCTGGGAAGGAGTCTCACCTTTTTTCTACTTCCCTACAATGACTGGGCTGGAGGGGACAGCTCGCCCTCGCTTGGCTCCTGGATCCCTTGATGCTTTCCACAGAGAGGCACAGACAAACTCTGAACGCTAGGCTTTCAGAGTTCTGCGGGTTCAGAGCCTCCTAGGTCAAAAGGCTGAGGTGCAGAGAAAAACAGAGACTGACACCAGGTCCTGCTGGCTCTGAATCATGGGGTAGGGAGGGTGCCCCTTGGCAACAAGATGCTGTCAATGTAGAAGACACTCGAGGAACCCCACAGCCTTgcctcccagcccctccagcTCCCACTCACGCTTTCTTCCGCTCTGACTTCTCCTTCTTGGGAGCCGCCTGCACCTCGGGCTGCCGGTTGGCCTGGTTCTTGCTGAGGAACAGCACATGCTGCGCCTCCTGTTCCATACGCCGGACATAGGCCCTGTCGGACTCCCACTTCCTCTGCTTGAACTTGGGTATGGCAATGTCTGGTTCCACTCCCTttgcttccttctccaatgtcttACTGAAGGCCGCCTGGGCTGAGGACAAAGGGAGGCCTCAGAGGGGAGAGTGATGAAGGCAGCGGGGGTGGACTGGGTGGTGCTGGGCTGGTCACCATgtccatctcccctccccaggctgcaGAAAGGGAAGAGCAGACTCACATGGGAACTAAACAATCTCTAAGATGCCAGCTGGGGGCACCCTTGGGTGGCATCCCCACAGCTCACTGGCACACATCAAAGATGTCCTCTGCAGCTCAGCTGAAAAAAGTGACGAGACCTTAAGTGTCCGTCACTAGGTGACCAGCTGAATGAATCCCCTTATGTTCATCCAAACGTGTCACTGCACAACTGCTGAGGAGAGCTTCGTGGAGCTATGGGAAAGGGCAtggaaagatctacaaaatccACTGGAAGGGAAAACCCAGGACACCAAACAATATACAGAATGAAAGTATAGCTTTTACTaatatgtgaaatgtgaaatACGTATGACTAACATGTGAATAACTAAAATAGGCCTAACATTTCCCCTGGGAAGGCAAAAAGAAGATGAATAGTGGTTTCTTTTAGGGGGAGGGAACAGGATTCAAAGACACCTCACCTCATACCTTTCAGAACTGATTTCACCATATACATaagtttatgttttttaaaataatttaacccCCCAAAAGTGCTGACTCTATAGGGCATGGTTCAGAATGTGCCATCATCCATCT
It encodes the following:
- the CCDC137 gene encoding coiled-coil domain-containing protein 137, with the translated sequence MTARECGNGCSLNPVLAEMAGLRRGAAAVAPAGTAGFGRPGRQQGRRQQELGKQRAAPRPGPRSKEKKKVNCKPKNQDEQEIPFRLREIMRSRQEMKNPVSNKKRKKEAQAAFSKTLEKEAKGVEPDIAIPKFKQRKWESDRAYVRRMEQEAQHVLFLSKNQANRQPEVQAAPKKEKSERKKAFQKRRLDKARQRREEKAAERLEQELLQDTVKFGEVVLQPPELTAKPRMSVSRDQPGKKSLMLKKLLSPGSVSQPLTTSLARQRIVAEERERAVNAYRALKRLQQQRQETQSPQPPHLPPGKKPEMQL